The nucleotide sequence tTCATCACTGATGACCTTATTAGTATACTGGTATGTGTTCAATATCATTATTGCATTCATACTTGattgaatgtaaaaataaacacatgaaacgTGGGTATTTCTATCATACCAAATGTTATAATAGTTCTCATTTTAAATCTCTTGTCCTTATTACTTATCTGCCTATGAAGGGCTTTAACTAGattatctcttaatttgttttaatatgaATATGCTATACCTTTAGGTCAACtcatggaataaaatattttctttactttaacAGGTTCTATGGAGATTTGATGGCAAGAAACCAGATACTTTAGGGACAAATACTCGGCTCTATAAGTGGATCCCCCAGAATGACCTCCTTGGTGAGactgaaaaacaaacactaaaataacaataactcAAAATTGTTAATActtcaaaaagaaacaaatttattgaacatttattttagaaaaactcaaaataaaacttcatttccTTATATTTGTTTGCCAGTCCTGGGGGAAAAGGATAATATATAAAAGCTAACATTTTATTATAGACAGTCTCCTCCCTTATGTCTGAAGTCAAAGATCTTTATTTCAGGTGTAGTCACTTCCCATGAAGAATTTTTCAATAACTACCACTGTGCCTCCTACTTCTCccttcttatttctattttttctacttctgtaTGGGCATTCATTCACtgccattaaaaaataagagcaCCTCTTTTATTACCAGTGACTCCATTTTCAATAGAGAAATAGCCATAATGTTTTTCATGAAGTGACAACACATTTCACCATAAAGTGTGGTCTATTCTTTCTGATTCCAGAGTCACCACATCCACATTTCCTGCTGCCTGGACATCCCATATGTAATACTCGGTGACTTCACTATTTCTTTAAGAGAATATGTTCtaacctccttttcttttttccttgttttctgcACATGCTATTTTTTATCcataatgttctttttctttttttcaaatgtatcTTTATGTTaaaagtattagagatgtccccctttttccccattgacacccTCAACCCAGCACCCACACCTCGCAGAACGTTCTCTTTCAACTTGTCTACCCAGCAATCTTGTATTCATTTTTCAAGTCACAATGCCATACCAGTATCTATTTACCTCTTCTGCAACTAAAGTTCTTCTTTCTCTGagatctaaaatatattttaatgcagtTTCATGTGTATAATAACCTGTAATCTAAAATACAGTGCCTGAGTGCTCTTCTTGCCCAactctcattttatttctaagacttataattaataatttactGAAATTCACCCAATCCTAGGTCATCCAAAAACCAAAGCATTTATAACTCATGGTGGAACCAATGGCATCTATGAGGCGATCTACCATGGGATCCCTATGGTGGGCATCCCTATGTTTGCGGATCAACCTGATAACATTGCTCACATGAAGACCAAGGGAGCAGCTATCAGAGTGGACTTCAACACCATGTCTACTGCAGATTTACTCAATGCATTGAAGACAGTCATTAATGACCCATCGTGAGTACCACAATTTTAATAGTATTTATAGATTCTTTTGTCAATGAAGAGTACAAGTTTTATCCCATACTGAGAGATGGACTTTGAAATTATTAACATGATTTAAccaatttaaatctttttttttattttcaaccagACATTAATTTCAAAGTTGCATTTAACCTGATTGAACATGTAACCAATTACTGCACCAATTTTCTACACAAGTGTACACAAAGTTATATTGGTCACTACAAGGAcacgttttaaaaaatatgagagaACCCATAGAATGAAGGAATGAAGAACTCAAGAAGTTGCATAAAGTATTTCAATTTAGTGCCAAACATTTCTGAAACTATAAATCTTGTGGCCAAAAAAATGGAGTTCCATGGAAAGTacttcacagggtgatctgatcataaattcctaactgggaagGTCATGATGAGTAGACATGCTCCAGGCCTATAACTTATTTACTGAAAGGTTTTACACCAGGCCTGCCTACTGTTCGTATGCATCTATGTTAACACTCCTTTCAAATACTAGAAATAATACCGCTCAAAATggcactgcccagctggtgtggctcagtggttgagcattgacctgtgaaccgaAAGatacggtttgattcccattccgggcacatgctgggttgcagttgtgagcttggtccccagtggggggcatgtgggaggcagctgatcaattattctctcttgtcattgatgtttctatccctctccctctcccatcctctctgaaatcaataaaaatatatttttttaaaaaggggggcaTTAACTCTTAAGAGaacacataatcttattaactgtatcctgtaatccaatccctgctttgcttcctccaACTTCATGTAATCTTACTTTGTTTTCCCCTTAAACTCAAATGTATAAAAGcagctgcaaaactgttattcatAGGGTCATTTGATCTCTTGTTCCCAGCATATGTCAttagtttggttcaaataaactcataaaaattctctacaggtttggatgttcttaCATTTACAATaactttctacttaaaaaaatatatttttactataataattttaacatattttacgatctatatatataaaagcctaagcaaccataaTGACTGGTCGACCCAATGAtcagtcaactggttgctatgacacacactgaccaccttggggcagatgctcaatgcaggagctgcacctggttgttagtgcactcccacagccaaccttctgcggccagcaaacctcccacagtccctcccccacagCAGCCCCACCCTGATCATGACTGGGTGAGAAGGCCCCCATTGACCCCaatcccaggccaggccaagggaccccacccatgcacaaattcatgcaccaggcctctagtaatatatattttacatatcataaaattcaatGTTTAATATATAAACATCAAATATAGGTAGTATGTTATAGAGTAATGAAACTGTCAATATAATCTAAATTTATGACATTTTCACCAGACCAAAAAGAAATCTCATATGCCTTAAAAGTCATTCCCCAtccccctgctccccatcccccTGCCCTACACAACCATCAATCTAATCTCTATCCTATAAATTaccatattttggatatttcagACAAATagaatcatatgatatttgcaAGTGGCTTCTTTGAGTTTCATGCATGTGATAGCTTTGTTTTGCTGAGTAATAGTGTCaatataagaaatgtccaaacccattagagaattttaaatatttatttttaagagagagagggaaagagagagagacatcaatatgagagcagcattgatcagctgcctcctgcagatttctactggggatcaagcccacaacctgggcatgtgatctgactgggaattgaaccagcagtcCCCAGTGCAAAGGATGATGGCCAACCAACTGAAACACAGCAACTAACCTCaatttttaagagattttttgAACAAAACAGTCAACATGCCAGGAAGTGAATGCTCCTGAGAATGACTGTTTTGCAGTctcttttatacatttggaattaaggaggtagcataaggaagattacatgatagttaacaagattatgtgctccctTGAGGGTAGTTATGCCTGTGAGGAGTCTGAAAAAGAGGACTAATATGACCTTGTAAAGGTATATGAACctatacaaacaaaaacaatgagaaaGGCTTGCTTATGTCACAAATAAATTTTTGTATAAGCATgaggcatgactacccaccatgaccttaCCACTTAAGAATTTTATGATCAGATCATGCTGTGAGGTTATTTTTGGTTTGATTTATTATAGAACCCCTTTGTTGTCCCCAACAGTCTATGTATGGATATACTTCATTTATTTACCCATTGATCAGCTCAtgaacattttggttgtttccacattttgcttTTATGAACATTGCCACACATGTTCTgcgttctggttgctggctttttatatatatagatataaagaatttttaatgtattatgcATACAAGTACATTATCACATAtataatatgttaatattttctcccattctgagtagggtgatttttcactttcttgattatGTCCATTGAagcataaaattttttaaatatgataaaatatatattaaaattttccataTTAAAGAGGAAAACAGTGTAGTGCAATTTATAGTGCCTAGCATGGCAATCACCAATTCAATATTTATTACTAATATTCTCATTCTTATTATATTAATAGAGTATCACATAAAGGAATACTTCTAAAATGTGTTATTAAGAATAAAATGGTAGAaaaatttaatgataaaaaataccttaaaatatgaaagaataggaaaaaaatataaaacaagttggacaaatagaaaagaaatctagccgaaactggtttggctcagtggatagagcgtcggcctgcgaccgaaaggtcccaggttcaattctggtcaagggcatgtaccttggttgcgggcacatccccagtagggggtgtgcaggaggcaggtgatcgatgtttctctctcattgatgtttctctctcaatccctctcccttcctctctgtaaaaaatcaataaaatatatttttttaagaaaagaaatctatatctataaaagccaaatatgcaaagtgtcccctcgggagtttgaccaactgggagttgGTTGCTCACTATGAGGTgcgctgtccaccagggggcagcacagaatgaagagaggccccagccggcagctgctagggacactacccctgcatgaattttgtgcactgggtcactagtataggATAAGATGGTACATACAAATGTAAATATGCCAGTAGTTACATCAAATCCAAACAAACTCAACATTTAAAGACAAAGATTTTTAGACTGCATTTTAGAAACTAACATACTTTTTACAAGAAATGTTTAAATAGTAGTACACAAGAAGATTGTAAGGAAAAAGATAGGAAAAGATCTATTTAAACAGTAACCATAGAGAAATGTTTTACTTATGCTAATATCAGACACAGTGGTTCAAAagcctacagaaaaaaaaaatatcctatccaataaagaaggaatatgctaattgaccctcatgccattgcaaagatggcggcgcccacagccaataaggagggaatatgctaattaactgctaTGCCCTCAAAGATAATGGCGCCTACAGCGCctacagtcccctcagccctgccagggcagcaagtgggcccagccttgcctcgcacctgcctccagagtcccccagtcttctcagccccccaactgcccagggccaaccgaggctcaggtaaccagagccggccgaggcttgcgctgccagcagtagcagcagcagaggtgtgatggggactttgccttcccctgatcgccaggttgcctcccttccctgagggctcccagactgtgagaggggacaggcgggatgagggacccaccctccatgaattttcatgcaccgggcctctagtttcataataattTATAGATCAATTTTTGAAAACAATACCAATTATCAAATGGTAACACCTactaataaaaattcaaaatatgccaaaaccggtttggctcagtggatagagcgtcagcctgtggactgaagagtcctgggttcgattccggtcaagggcatgtaccttggttgcgggcacatctccagtggggggtgtgcaggaggcagctgatccatgtttctctctcatcgatgtttctaactctctatctctctcccttcctctctgtaaaaaaaaaatcaataaaatatatttaaaaaacaaacaaacaaaaaaacatgtgtaagaaaaaaaaattcaaaataaccaAAGCAAAGTGTATAAAGAAATAATACTATGCATATCTGTAGTCATAATAGAGAGTTTTaaataccatcctatctaataaaagagtaatatgcaaattgaccatcactccaacacacaagatggctacccccatgtagtcaaagatggctgcaaccatgtggacacaagatggctgccacaagatggctggcaggggaaggcagttgtgggcgatcaggccagaagggaaaggcagttagtggtgaccaggcctgcagaggagggcagttggcagaaccaggccagtaggggagggcagttgtgggtgatcaggccagcagaggagtgcagttagggttgaccaggctgcaggggagggtatttgggggcgaccaggcctgcaggggagggcagttatgggcaaccaggcctgcaggagagggaaggtggggggaccaagcctgcaggagagggtaggttggggggaccaggcctgcagtggagggcagttaagggcaaccaggccagcaggagaaagcaggtgggggtgaccaggcctgcagggagggcaggttggggggactaggcctgcatgggagggcagttgggggatgaccaggcctgcagggaagggcagttgtgggttaccaggcctgcagtggagggcagttaggggttaccaggcatgcaggggagggcagatgtgcgggaccaggcctgcaggggagggcaattggggcagaccaggcctgcaagggagggaagatgggggttaccaggccagctggggagggcacttaggggcaaccaggctggcaggggagggcagttaggggtgaccgggccatgAGGGGAGGGCAATTCCGGcaaccaggcctttaggggaagacagttaggggcgaccaggtcagcagtggagggcagttgggggtgaccaggcctttaggggaggatCGGGCATAAACAGGCACtggaacatccctcaaggggacccagagtggagagggtgcaagctgggctgaggaacacacacacacacacacctcaatgcatgaattcgtgcactgggcctctagtcctatataataaaaaaggaatatgcaaattgactgtcactccaccacaaagatggcggcaccgaCAGTGGAGGCAGGAATTTCAGTAATACAAGATGGCTGCGTCCAGAGCAGAGGCAgagtttccataacacaagatggctgcacccatgcaGAGACCGAGTTCCTGTAGCGAGACTTAaccagcaatcagcagggacctgaggctgcgcccccctcgcccccatggggcttgacaggggacctcaggccacaccccctgccctggcaccaggccagtgGACCTCAAGCCatacccccacccagcagggcttgatgggggatctcaggccatacCCCACACCCAACGGGGCTTCACAGGGGGcatcaggccacaccccctgccccagcgccaggccagggaacctcaggccatgtctCCCACCCTAGTGCCGtaccgggggacctcaggctgtgccccacgCCCCGGCATCAGGCTaaaggacctcaggccatacccctgCTCTGGTGCCAAGcccagggacctgaggccgcaccccccactgggcaggacttgatgagggacctcaaggtgcaccccctgtCCCAGTGCTgcgccaggggacctcaggctgctctccctaccccagtgccaggccgggggacctgaggccgtatCCCCCACCCAGTAGGGTatacaggggatctcaggctgctctccctgccccagtgccaggccgggggacctgaggccgtatcccccacccaggccaggagacctgaggctgcacctcccatCTGACGGGGCGTGataggagacctcaggctgcgcccccagcccaatggggcttgacaggggaaatcaaggtgtgcccccccatcccagtgctgggccaggggatctcaggctgctccccttgccctgggccgggggacctcaggccacaccccacgCACAGCGGGGTTTGacatgggacctgaggctgcgcccccctcccagtggagcttgatgggggacctgaggctgtgcgtCCCCCTGGCtctaggccaggggacctgaggctgtgcctcccagcTGGTGGGGcatgacaggggacctcaggccacaccccctgccctgcggGGTTTGACGGGATCTCAGGCCACATCCTCCagctggcagggcttgacaggggttctcaaggtgtgccccccaccccggcaccgggccaggggacctgaggctgcgctctccacctggcagggcttgacaaaggtgggaccggccgggtctggatctagcccaatgtgtgtgtgggcggggggggagggcgggtctGTGTCTTGCATTATTTTTAGGctcatgtgggtgggtggggacttgactctggatcgcATGGTGCGCTCCAGACTCTGACTGGCAGAagactttcatatacattttactaattgtctttcatctctgacacttctattatagagaaagggcaaaaagcaatattaaaatatttcctctaattaatccccttttaaagTGCACGActttcatgcaccaagccactagttCTCTATAACAAAACCAGGCCACATgcttgtgagcttgatccccaaaaTAATTGATAAGTACCTGAaggttttaaagaacaaaattttaaaatgtaacctGTTTGATATTGTTTTGTGCTGGTCTCAGCCTCTCAATAACCAATATTGTGTCTGGATCAGCCCTTGTGGTTCCTATTATGATTGCAAGATGTCCTTCAGcagtaagcattaaaaaaaactttaaaaatgaaaaatgtattactttaaaaaactgaaaattacaTAGGACACCTGGTAGAGAGAGcaaagcgcacacacacacactgcttttaTTGGAATGAAGGCCAAGAGTTTGGCAAACTCGTTCTTTattcatgaatttaaaatataagaacagGAACTTAAAGTGCTGGAATGAGAGGGAAAAAGTAGTCCAAATAGCCAGTTATTGAAGAGAACTAAATATCTGTAACAAAGGAACCTCACTGAAGGAAGGCAGCCTAGCTTTTTATCTAGTCAAGTGGCTGTCAAAGACAGTCCTCTTGAAAGTAAATTACTCTTTGAAATGGATTCCTCAGCAATGGAGGCTTAAGCAATGCACttgcatttaaaaacaaacaaacaaacacctgtcAGACAACTGCATTCAATGTGTAAtctttgtatttttcctttagcTATAAAGAGAATGCAATGAGATTATCAAGAATTCATCATGACCAGCCTATGAAACCTCTGGATCGAGCCGTCTTCTGGATCGAGTTTGTCATGCGCCACAAAGGAGCCAAACACCTGCGGCCAGCCTCCTATGACCTCACCTGGTTCCAGTACCACTCCTTGGATGTGATTGGGTTCCTGCTGGCCTGTGTGGCAACTGTTATATTTGTCATCACAAAATGTTGTCTGCTGTGTTACCAGAAGTTTGCTAAaccaggaaagaagaaaaaaagggagtaGTTGTTTCTGAGGCCTGAAGCTGACACTCCTGAAGCTGATATGCCTCCTTCAGTTTATTCAGCCCAATGAAGTTGTAACATAAGGATCCCTACTTCCTGTGACAAAATGACTTTTCACAATTTAGCTTCTCAAATCAAAATTTGTTTTCAAGTGATTTACTGTctgtttaaaagttaaatatattcatgccaaagagaaaaagatgggcaaaaataaaataataataaaacaatgtgggcatatattgaattttattatattaattttaaagttatacCAAAAATTATTATGCTTAAATATGTTTCCAACATTAGGCATAAACACAAGAACATTAAATAGTTTATTCACAATATCAGTATTATTGTGCAAAtactcagaatattttaaatttattctggtATAAAATTCTGTGGTTTTATCTTTTGCTAAAGAAACCATTCAAAAGTTAGAATTGTGTAAAATGATTCatccttccattttattttgggAGACCACTAATGCTTCTTTTGTGGGAGAGTtgttttatcctatctaataaaggaataatatgcaaatttcccatcactccaagacacaagatggcaggggaaggcagttatgggcagttgggggtgaccaggtcagcagaggagggcagttgggggagaccaggccagcaagggagggcagttgtggctgtACCAGGCGTGCAgtggaggacaattgggggtgggggacccaggcctgcaggggagtgcagttgggggggaccaggcctgcaggggaggacagttggagaggaccaagcctgcaggggagggcagttggaggggaccaggcctgcaggtgagggaagttgggaggggggaccaggcctgcaggggagggcagttgtagatgattaggccagcagggagggcagttaggggtgaccgggccagcagaggagggcagttgggggagaccaggccagcaggggagggcagttggggggaccaggcctgcaaggtagggcagtttggggggaccagatctgcaggggagggaagttcgGGGGgatgcaggcctgcaggggtggacagttgggggggaccaggccagcaggggagggcagttgtgggtgatcaggtcagcagggagggcagttagtggtgactgggccagcagaggagggcatttggggagaccaggtctgcagaggagggcagttgtgggtgaccaggcctgtaggggaagacaGGGGTGACAAGATTGGtaggacagggcagttaggggcaatcgggccggtgGGGGAACATTtagacattgatcaggctggcaagagagtggttagggggtgatcaggatggcaggaagaagcaattaggtgcaatcaggcagaggcaggcaagcgattgggagccagcagtcctggattgtgagagggatgtccgaccacctgtttaagcccgatcccaccagcatcaggcctaaacgggtggtcggacatccctcaagaggtcccagatgggagagggtgccagctgagctgagggacaactctccccccccccgtgcatgaatttcatgcaccgggcctctagtatatatatatattatcttt is from Eptesicus fuscus isolate TK198812 chromosome 2, DD_ASM_mEF_20220401, whole genome shotgun sequence and encodes:
- the LOC129147050 gene encoding UDP-glucuronosyltransferase 2B31-like isoform X4; amino-acid sequence: MAKAEMWLIRTYWDFEFPRPVLPHFDFVGGLHCKPAKPLPKEMEEFVQSSGKHGIVVFTLGSMVRNISEERANVIASALAQIPQKVLWRFDGKKPDTLGTNTRLYKWIPQNDLLGHPKTKAFITHGGTNGIYEAIYHGIPMVGIPMFADQPDNIAHMKTKGAAIRVDFNTMSTADLLNALKTVINDPSYKENAMRLSRIHHDQPMKPLDRAVFWIEFVMRHKGAKHLRPASYDLTWFQYHSLDVIGFLLACVATVIFVITKCCLLCYQKFAKPGKKKKRE